The proteins below are encoded in one region of Pseudophryne corroboree isolate aPseCor3 chromosome 8, aPseCor3.hap2, whole genome shotgun sequence:
- the LOC134947563 gene encoding bromodomain-containing protein 4-like — protein sequence MFACLDVTIVHIFLCVCFFCWYFWSLCFFFIKNQAFLKEKMFISIMGGCIHNSMIYEYISFYTVSEKSSTTRRPVNPNTSDDDDAAEAGPSKEVWSSRSSSSVRHHHKKPGAEKKARSSVPPQTQQATPPRRLSSVCSVPPLQILDTPPRRHPHSPHLDSSSPGNSIPPQQHQHSDTEETNILEMQPLMQVMSPPAPVSTPPQQSTPPPPQHSPTTPGTQGPDQVFWTIWARQQATNEDCLHKQTQMFASLPSHLRRISRNLSRQNEQTTRIGNTMELMRTDITQVMGNLQRIMEEQHRLMEEHHRLMEEQHRQQQSYMSIFQKSKD from the exons atgtttgcctgtcttgatgttaCCATAGtgcatatttttttgtgtgtgtgttttttttgttggtatttctggtccttatgttttttttttattaaaaaccaagcatttctaaaggaaaaaatgtttataagcataatgggtggatgtatacacaatagcatgatttatgaatatatctcattttatacagtgtctgaaaaaagcagtactactcgtcggccagtaaatcctaacacatctgatgatgatgacgctgccgaagcag gtccatcaaaagaagtatggagcagcagaagtagctcttctgttagacatcaccacaagaaacctggggccgaaaagaaagcaaggtcgtctgtcccgccacaaacacagcaggctaccccgccacgtagattatcgtccgtatgttctgtccccccactccaaattttggacacacctccaagacgtcatccacactcccctcatcttgatt cttcgagtcctgggaacagcatccctccgcaacaacatcaACACAGTGAcacggaggagacaaacatcttagaaatgcagccattaatgcaagtaatgagccccccagcacctgtgagtacaccaccacagcaaagcacaccacccccaccgcaacacagcccaacaacaccaggaacacaaggccctgatcaggtgttttggactatttgggctagacagcaggccactaatgaagattgcctgcataagcagacacaaatgtttgcaagcctaccatctcacctcagaagaatctcaagaaatctgagtcgacaaaatgagcaaacaaccagaataggcaataccatggaactcatgcgtacagacattacacaggtcatgggcaacttacagcgcataatggaagaacaacacagactaatggaagaacatcacagactaatggaagaacagcacagacaacagcaaagttatatgagcatttttcaaaagtcaaaagattaa